The following proteins come from a genomic window of Ochotona princeps isolate mOchPri1 chromosome 14, mOchPri1.hap1, whole genome shotgun sequence:
- the TLN1 gene encoding talin-1: MVALSLKISIGNVVKTMQFEPSTMVYDACRMIRERIPEALVGPPSDFGLFLSDDDPKKGIWLEAGKALDYYMLRNGDTMEYRKKQRPLKIRMLDGTVKTIMVDDSKTVTDMLMTICARIGITNHDEYSLVRELMEEKKEEVTGTLRKDKTLLRDEKKMEKLKQKLHTDDELNWLDHGRTLREQGVEEHETLLLRRKFFYSDQNVDSRDPVQLNLLYVQARDDILNGSHPVSFDKACEFAGFQCQIQFGPHNEQKHKAGFLDLKDFLPKEYVKQKGERKIFQAHKNCGQMSEIEAKVRYVKLARSLKTYGVSFFLVKEKMKGKNKLVPRLLGITKECVMRVDEKTKEVIQEWNLTNIKRWAASPKSFTLDFGDYQDGYYSVQTTEGEQIAQLIAGYIDIILKKKKSKDHFGLEGDEESTMLEDSVSPKKSTVLQQQYNRVGKVEHGSVALPAIMRSGASGPENFQVGSMPAAQQQITSGQMHRGHMPPLTSAQQALTGTINSSMQAVQAAQATLDQDLDTLPPLGQDAASKAWRKNKMDESKHEIHSQVDAITAGTASVVNLTAGDPAETDYTAVGCAVTTISSNLTEMSRGVKLLAALLEDEGGSGRPLLQAAKGLAGAVSELLRTAQPASAEPRQNLLQAAGNVGQASGELLQQIGESDTDPHFQICAPRGAGVRSPPDSPTDTLMQLAKAVASAAAALVLKAKSVAQRTEDSGLQNQVIAAATQCALSTSQLVACTKVVAPTISSPVCQEQLVEAGRLVAKAVEGCVSASQAATEDGQLLRGVGAAATAVTQALNELLQHVKAHATGAGPAGRYDQATDTILTVTENIFSSMGDAGEMVRQARILAQATSDLVNAIKADAEGESDLENSRKLLSAAKILADATAKMVEAAKGAAAHPDSEEQQQRLREAAEGLRMATNAAAQNAIKKKLVQRLEHAAKQAAASATQTIAAAQHAAAAAKASAGPQPLLVQSCKAVAEQIPLLVQGVRGSQAQPDSPSAQLALIAASQSFLQPGGKMVAAAKASVPTIQDQASAMQLSQCAKNLGTALAELRTAAQKAQEACGPLEMDSALSVVQNLEKDLQEVKAAARDGKLKPLPGETMEKCAQDLGNSTKAVSSAIAQLLGEVAQGNENYAGIAARDVAGGLRSLAQAARGVAALTSDPAVQAIVLDTASDVLDKASSLLEEAKKAAGHPGDPESQQRLAQVAKAVTQALNRCVSCLPGQRDVDNALRVVGDASKRLLSDSLPPSTGTFQEAQSRLNEAAAGLNQAATELVQASRGTPQDLARASGRFGQDFSTFLEAGVEMAGQAQSPEDQAQVVSNLKGISMSSSKLLLAAKALSTDPAAPNLKSQLAAAARAVTDSINQLITMCTQQAPGQKECDNALRELETVRELLENPVQPINDMSYFGCLDSVMENSKVLGEAMTGISQNAKNGNLPEFGEAIATASKALCGFTEAAAQAAYLVGVSDPNSQAGQQGLVEPTQFARANQAIQMACQSLGEPGCTQAQVLSAATIVAKHTSALCNSCRLASARTANPTAKRQFVQSAKEVANSTANLVKTIKALDGAFTEENRAQCRAATAPLLEAVDNLSAFASNPEFSSIPAQISPEGRAAMEPIVISAKTMLESAGGLIQTARALAVNPRDPPRWSVLAGHSRTVSDSIKKLITSMRDKAPGQLECETAIAALNSCLRDLDQASLAAVSQQLAPREGISQEALHTQMLTAVQEISHLIEPLASAARAEASQLGHKVSQMAQYFEPLTLAAVGAASKTLSHPQQMALLDQTKTLAESALQLLYTAKEAGGNPKQAAHTQEALEEAVQMMTEAVEDLTTTLNEAASAAGVVGCMVDSITQAINQLDEGPMGEPEGSFVDYQTTMVRTAKAIAVTVQEMVTKSNTSPEELGPLANQLTSDYGRLASQAKPAAVAAESEEIGAHIKHRVQELGHGCAALVTKAGALQCSPNDAYTKKELIECARRVSEKVSHVLAALQAGNRGTQACITAASAVSGIIADLDTTIMFATAGTLNREGAETFADHREGILKTAKVLVEDTKVLVQNAAGSQEKLAQAAQSSVATITRLADVVKLGAASLGAEDPETQVVLINAVKDVAKALGDLISATKAAAGKVGDDPAVWQLKNSAKVMVTNVTSLLKTVKAVEDEATKGTRALEATTEHIRQELAVFCSPEPPAKTSTPEDFIRMTKGITMATAKAVAAGNSCRQEDVIATANLSRRAIADMLRACKEAAFHPEVAPDVRLRALRYGRECANGYLELLDHVLLTLQKPSPELKQQLTGHSKRVAASVTELIQAAEAMKGTEWVDPEDPTVIAENELLGAAAAIEAAAKKLEQLKPRAKPKEADESLNFEEQILEAAKSIAAATSALVKAASAAQRELVAQGKVGAIPANALDDGQWSQGLISAARMVAAATNNLCEAANAAVQGHASQEKLISSAKQVAASTAQLLVACKVKADQDSEAMKRLQAAGNAVKRASDNLVKAAQKAAAFEDQENETVVVKEKMVGGIAQIIAAQEEMLRKERELEEARKKLAQIRQQQYKFLPSELRDEH; the protein is encoded by the exons ATGGTTGCGCTTTCGCTGAAGATCAGCATTGGTAATGTGGTGAAGACGATGCAGTTTGAGCCCTCCACCATGGTCTATGATGCCTGCCGCATGATTCGGGAGCGGATCCCAGAGGCGCTGGTCGGCCCCC CTAGCGACTTTGGACTGTTTCTGTCAGATGATGATCCCAAGAAGGGCATATGGCTGGAGGCTGGGAAAGCTCTGGATTACTACATGCTCCGAAATGGG GACACCATGGAATACAGAAAGAAACAGCGGCCCCTGAAGATCCGCATGCTGGATGGAACTGTGAAGACCATCATGGTGGATGACTCCAAGACCGTCACCGACATGCTCATGACCATCTGCGCCCGCATCG GCATCACCAACCATGACGAATATTCACTGGTGCGAGAACTAatggaagagaagaaggaagaggtgaCAGGAACCTTACGAAAGGACAAGACACTGCTGCGAGATGAAAAGAAGATGGAGAAACTGAAGCAGAAATTGCATACAGATGATGAGC TGAACTGGCTGGACCACGGCCGGACGCTGAGGGAGCAGGGGGTGGAGGAGCACGAGACGCTGCTGCTGCGGAGGAAGTTCTTCTACTCGGACCAGAACGTGGATTCTCGGGATCCTGTTCAGCTGAACCTGCTTTATGTGCAG GCACGAGATGACATCTTGAATGGCTCGCACCCTGTCTCCTTCGACAAGGCCTGTGAGTTCGCcggcttccagtgccaaatccaGTTTGGACCCCACAATGAACAGAAGCACAAAGCTGGCTTCCTTGA CCTGAAGGACTTCCTGCCCAAGGAGTATGTGAAGCAGAAGGGAGAGCGTAAGATCTTCCAG gcacACAAGAATTGTGGGCAGATGAGTGAAATTGAGGCCAAGGTGCGCTATGTGAAACTAGCCCGTTCCCTCAAGACTTACGGCGTCTCCTTCTTCCTGGTGAAG GAGAAGATGAAAGGGAAGAACAAGCTTGTGCCCAGGCTCCTGGGCATCACCAAGGAGTGTGTGATGCGAGTAGACGAGAAGACCAAGGAGGTGATCCAGGAGTGGAACCTCACCAACATCAAACGCTGGGCTGCCTCTCCTAAGAGCTTCACCCTG GACTTCGGGGATTACCAAGATGGCTACTACTCAGTGCAGACCACCGAGGGTGAACAGATTGCCCAGCTCATCGCTGGCTACATCGATATCATCCTGAAGAAG AAAAAAAGCAAGGATCACTTTGGGCTGGAGGGAGATGAGGAATCTACTATGCTGGAGGACTCGGTGTCCCCAAAAAA ATCAACCGTTCTGCAGCAGCAGTACAACCGGGTGGGCAAAGTGGAGCATGGCTCAGTGGCCCTGCCTGCCATCATGCGCTCTGGAGCCTCTGGGCCTGAGAATTTCCAGGTGGGCAGCATGCCAGCTGCCCAGCAGCAGATTACCAGTGGCCAGATGCACCGGGGACACATGCCACCCCTG ACTTCGGCCCAGCAGGCCCTCACTGGGACCATTAACTCCAGTATGCAGGCTGTGCAGGCTGCCCAGGCCACTCTGGACCAAGACTTGGACACTCTTCCTCCTCTTGGCCAGGATGCT GCCTCCAAAGCCTGGCGTAAGAATAAGATGGATGAATCAAAGCATGAGATCCATTCCCAAGTAGATGCCATCACAGCTGGCACTGCCTCCGTGGTGAACCTGACAGCTG GGGACCCCGCAGAGACAGACTATACCGCAGTGGGCTGTGCCGTCACCACAATCTCCTCCAACCTGACGGAGATGTCCCGTGGTGTGAAGTTGCTGGCCGCCCTGCTGGAGGACGAAGGCGGAAGTGGCCGGCCCCTGCTGCAGGCAGCAAAGGGCCTGGCCGGAGCTGTATCTGAGCTGTTGCGCACCGCCCAGCCAGCCAGCGCTGAG CCCCGTCAGAACCTGCTGCAAGCAGCTGGGAACGTGGGCCAGGCCAGTGGGGAACTGTTGCAGCAAATCGGGGAAAGTGATACTGACCCCCACTTCCAG ATATGTGCACCCAGAGGGGCTGGGGTTCGATCTCCCCCCGATTCCCCTACG GACACACTGATGCAGCTAGCTAAGGCAGTGGCAAGTGCTGCAGCCGCCCTGGTCCTCAAGGCTAAGAGTGTGGCTCAGCGGACAGAGGATTCAGGGCTTCAGAACCAAGTTATTGCTGCTGCCACCCAGTGTGCCCTGTCTACCTCTCAACTGGTGGCCTGCACCAAG GTGGTGGCACCTACAATCAGCTCACCTGTCTGCCAAGAGCAGCTGGTGGAGGCAGGACGACTGGTGGCCAAAGCCGTGGAGGGCTGTGTGTCTGCCTCCCAGGCAGCCACGGAAGATGGACAGCTATTGCGAGGAGTGGGAGCAGCGGCCACAGCCGTCACCCAGGCCCTGAATGAGCTGCTGCAGCACGTGAAGGCCCATGCAACAGGAGCTGGGCCTGCCGGCCGTTATGACCAGGCCACGGACACCATCCTCACCGTCACTGAAAACATCTTCAGCTCCATGGGGGATGCTG GGGAGATGGTGCGACAAGCCCGTATCCTGGCCCAGGCCACCTCTGACCTGGTCAATGCCATCAAGGCCGATGCCGAGGGAGAGAGTGATCTGGAAAACTCACGCAAGCTCCTAAGCGCTGCCAAGATCTTGGCTGATGCCACTGCCAAGATGGTGGAGGCCGCCAAG GGAGCCGCTGCCCACCCAGACAgcgaggagcagcagcagcggctgcGGGAGGCAGCTGAGGGGCTCCGCATGGCCACCAACGCAGCTGCGCAGAACGCCATCAAGAAGAAGCTGGTGCAGCGCCTGGAG CACGCAGCCAAGCAGGCTGCAGCCTCAGCCACACAGACCATCGCCGCGGCCCAGCACGCAGCCGCTGCTGCCAAGGCCTCTGCCggcccccagcccctgctggtgCAGAGCTGCAAG GCTGTAGCAGAGCAGATCCCGCTGCTGGTGCAGGGTGTCCGAGGGAGTCAAGCTCAGCCCGACAGCCCCAGTGCTCAGCTAGCCCTCATTGCTGCCAGCCAGAGCTTCCTGCAG CCAGGTGGGAAGATGGTGGCAGCTGCAAAGGCCTCAGTGCCAACTATTCAGGACCAAGCTTCAGCCATGCAGCTGAGTCAGTGTGCTAAGAACCTGGGCACTGCGCTGGCCGAACTCCGAACTGCAGCACAGAAG GCTCAGGAAGCATGTGGGCCACTGGAGATGGATTCTGCGCTGAGTGTGGTCCAGAATCTAGAGAAAGACCTGCAGGAAGTGAAAGCAGCCGCTCGAGACGGGAAGCTGAAGCCCTTACCTGGGGAGACA ATGGAGAAGTGTGCCCAGGACCTGGGCAACAGCACCAAGGCAGTGAGCTCTGCCATCGCCCAGCTGCTAGGGGAGGTTGCCCAGGGCAACGAGAATTACGCAG GTATTGCAGCACGAGATGTGGCAGGTGGGCTGCGATCGCTGGCCCAGGCCGCTAGGGGCGTAGCTGCACTGACATCCGATCCTGCGGTgcaggccattgtgctggacacAGCCAGTGATGTACTGGACAAGGCCAGCAGCCTGCTTGAGGAGGCCAAGAAAGCAGCTGGCCACCCAGGGGACCCTGAGAGCCAGCAACGGCTCGCGCAG GTGGCTAAAGCAGTGACCCAGGCGCTGAACCGCTGTGTCAGCTGCCTGCCCGGCCAGCGAGATGTAGATAATGCCCTGAGAGTAGTTGGAGACGCCAGCAAACGACTTCTGAGTGACTCG CTTCCTCCCAGCACTGGGACGTTTCAAGAAGCTCAGAGTCGGTTGAATGAAGCCGCAGCTGGGCTGAATCAGGCAGCCACTGAGCTGGTGCAGGCCTCCCGGGGAACCCCTCAGGATCTGGCTCGGGCCTCAGGTCGATTTGGACAGGACTTCAGCACCTTCCTGGAAGCTGGTGTGGAGATGGCAGGGCAGGCTCAG AGCCCAGAAGACCAGGCCCAGGTCGTATCCAACTTGAAGGGCATCTCCATGTCTTCAAGCAAACTTCTCCTTGCTGCCAAGGCGCTGTCCACAGATCCGGCTGCCCCTAACCTCAAGAGTCAGCTGGCTGCGGCTGCCAG GGCAGTGACTGACAGCATCAACCAACTCATCACCATGTGCACGCAGCAGGCGCCTGGCCAGAAGGAGTGTGACAATGCCCTGCGGGAGTTGGAG ACTGTCCGGGAGCTCCTGGAGAACCCAGTGCAGCCCATCAATGACATGTCCTACTTTGGCTGCCTGGACAGTGTGATGGAGAACTCAAAG GTGCTAGGGGAGGCCATGACTGGCATCTCCCAAAACGCGAAGAATGGGAACCTGCCGGAGTTCGGAGAGGCCATTGCCACAGCCTCCAAGGCGCTCTGTGGCTTCACCGAGGCAGCCGCACAG GCTGCATATCTGGTCGGCGTCTCCGATCCCAACAGCCAAGCCGGCCAGCAAGGCCTTGTGGAGCCCACACAGTTTGCCCGTGCGAACCAGGCAATTCAGATGGCCTGTCAGAGTCTGGGAGAGCCTGGCTGTACCCAGGCCCAG GTGCTCTCTGCGGCTACCATTGTGGCCAAGCACACCTCAGCACTGTGTAACAGCTGCCGCCTGGCTTCCGCCCGGACCGCCAACCCCACCGCCAAGCGTCAGTTTGTCCAGTCAGCCAAGGAAGTGGCCAACAGCACAGCCAATCTTGTCAAGACCATCAAG GCTCTGGATGGGGCCTTCACGGAAGAGAACCGTGCCCAGTGCCGAGCAGCCACGGCACCTCTGCTAGAGGCTGTGGACAATCTCAGCGCCTTCGCCTCCAACCCAGAGTTCTCCAGCATCCCTGCCCAGATCAGCCCTGAG ggcCGGGCTGCCATGGAGCCTATCGTGATCTCTGCCAAGACAATGTTGGAGAGCGCTGGGGGCCTGATCCAGACGGCAAGGGCCCTGGCAGTCAATCCCCGGGACCCCCCGCGCTGGTCTGTGCTGGCCGGCCACTCTCGCACCGTCTCAGACTCCATCAAGAAGCTTATTACCAGCATGAG GGACAAggccccagggcagctggagtgcgagacagccattgcagccttgaACAGCTGTCTGCGGGACCTGGACCAGGCTTCACTTGCTGCAGTCAGCCAGCAGCTCGCTCCCCGGGAAGGAATCTCTCAGGAG GCCTTGCACACTCAGATGCTCACAGCAGTGCAGGAGATCTCCCATCTCATCGAGCCGTTGGCTAGTGCTGCCCGGGCAGAGGCCTCCCAGCTGGGACACAAG GTATCCCAGATGGCACAGTACTTTGAGCCACTCACCTTGGCTGCAGTGGGCGCTGCCTCCAAGACCCTGAGCCACCCTCAGCAGATGGCACTCCTGGACCAAACCAAAACACTGGCTGAGTCTGCCCTGCAGTTACTGTACACGGCTAAGGAGGCTGGTGGAAACCCCAAG CAAGCTGCTCACACCCAGGaggccctggaagaggctgtgCAGATGATGACGGAGGCTGTGGAAGACCTGACCACGACCCTCAATGAGGCAGCTAGTGCTGCTGGGGTGGTTGGCTGCATGGTGGACTCCATCACTCAGGCCATCAACCAG ctAGATGAAGGACCAATGGGCGAGCCAGAAGGGTCCTTTGTGGATTACCAGACAACCATGGTGCGGACAGCCAAGGCCATCGCCGTCACTGTCCAGGAGATG GTAACCAAGTCCAACACCAGCCCTGAGGAACTGGGCCCCCTGGCCAACCAGCTGACCAGTGATTACGGCCGCCTGGCCTCACAGGCTAAGCCTGCAGCCGTGGCTGCCGAGAGTGAAGAG ATAGGGGCCCACATCAAGCACCGGGTGCAGGAGTTGGGCCATGGCTGTGCTGCTCTGGTCACCAAGGCAGGTGCCCTGCAATGCAGCCCCAATGATGCCTACACCAAGAAGGAGCTCATTGAGTGTGCCCGGAGAGTCTCCGAAAAG gtctctcacgtccTTGCTGCCCTCCAGGCTGGGAACCGTGGCACCCAGGCCTGCATCACGGCAGCCAGTGCTGTGTCTGGCATCATTGCCGACCTCGACACCACCATCATGTTTGCCACAGCTGGCACCCTCAATCGTGAGGGCGCCGAAACTTTCGCTGACCACAG GGAGGGCATCCTGAAGACTGCCAAGGTGCTGGTGGAGGACACCAAGGTGCTGGTGCAGAACGCCGCCGGAAGCCAGGAGAAGTTGGCCCAGGCTGCCCAGTCCTCGGTGGCCACCATCACCCGCCTCGCAGATGTTGTCAAGCTGGGTGCAGCCAGCCTGGGGGCTGAGGACCCCGAGACCCAG gTGGTGCTGATCAACGCAGTCAAAGAcgtggccaaggccttgggagaccTCATCAGTGCAACCAAGGCTGCAGCTGGCAAGGTTGGGGATGACCCTGCTGTGTGGCAGCTCAAGAACTCTGCCAAG GTGATGGTGACCAACGTAACATCCTTGCTCAAGACAGTGAAAGCCGTGGAAGATGAGGCCACCAAAGGCACGCGTGCCCTGGAGGCCACCACAGAGCACATACGGCAGGAGCTGGCG GTTTTCTGTTCCCCGGAGCCACCTGCCAAGACTTCCACCCCAGAAGATTTTATCCGAATGACCAAGGGTATCACCatggcaacagccaaggctgttgCTGCCGGCAATTCCTGCCGCCAGGAAGATGTCATTGCCACAGCCAACCTGAGTCGTCGTGCTATTGCAGATATGCTGCGGGCTTGCAAG GAAGCAGCTTTCCACCCAGAGGTGGCCCCTGACGTGCGGCTACGAGCCCTGCGCTACGGCCGGGAGTGTGCCAACGGCTACCTGGAGCTGCTGGACCATGTCCTGCTG ACACTGCAGAAGCCAAGTCCAGAACTGAAGCAGCAGCTGACAGGACACTCGAAGCGTGTGGCTGCTTCTGTCACTGAGCTGATCCAGGCTGCAGAGGCCATGAAGG GAACAGAATGGGTGGACCCTGAGGATCCCACAGTCATTGCTGAGAATGAGCTCCTGGGAGCTGCAGCTGCCATTGAGGCTGCAGCCAAGAAGCTAGAGcagctgaagccacgagccaagcCCAAG GAGGCAGACGAGTCCCTCAACTTTGAGGAGCAGATACTAGAAGCtgccaagtccattgctgcggcCACCAGCGCACTGGTGAAGGCTGCTTCTGCTGCCCAGAGGGAACTGGTGGCCCAGGGCAAG GTGGGCGCCATTCCAGCCAATGCACTGGACGACGGACAGTGGTCCCAGGGCCTCATTTCTGCT GCCAGGATGGTGGCCGCAGCCACCAACAACCTGTGCGAGGCCGCCAACGCAGCTGTCCAGGGTCATGCCAGTCAGGAGAAGCTCATCTCATCTGCCAAGCAGGTCGCCGCCTCCACCGCCCAGCTTCTTGTGGCCTGCAAAGTCAAGGCTGACCAGGACTCCGAGGCCATGAAACGGCTTCAG GCTGCTGGCAACGCAGTGAAGCGCGCCTCAGACAACTTGGTGAAGGCGGCCCAGAAGGCTGCAGCCTTTGAAGACCAGGAGAACGAGACAGTGGTGGTGAAGGAGAAGATGGTCGGGGGCATTGCCCAG ATCATTGCAGCGCAGGAAGAGATGCTGCGGAAGGAGCGAGAGCTAGAAGAGGCGCGGAAGAAGCTGGCTCAGATCCGGCAGCAGCAATACAAGTTCCTGCCCTCCGAGCTTCGAGACGAGCATTAG